DNA sequence from the Thermodesulfobacteriota bacterium genome:
TATTAAGCGGTTTCATGATATAATCGGAGGCACCCAATCGAAGCGCTGTGATGATATCATCAGTGGTTCCTAAACCGGAGAAAACAATGACCTGAGTGGTGGGAGAGGCTTTTTTTACCAGTTTTAAAATTTCAATGCCGGAGAGGTCCGGAATATTGATATCGGTTAAAACGATGGACGGCTCTTTCCTTTCGAACAAATCCATCCCCTCTTCACCACTGGAAGCTTGATAGACATCAAAACCCTTTTTTCTCAAAAGGCTGCAGGTGGGTTCAAGTACCTCCTGTTCATCATCTATAACCAAGATTTTAATATCTCCATTATCAGCAGCCATGTTATTTTTTCCTTTTTTAATTTTTTAACATCATTCACATGATACTCTGGATTCAACACAACAAAGTATTTTCGATTATCCAACTCTTTTAGAGATTGCAGATTGATGAACTCAGTCATTAGCAGGGGATTTCAAAAATTACAAATAGATATTTGAGAAAAAAAGATGTTTACTCCAAAGCCCATTCCAATGCGCCACCTGATTTGCAATTGTATTTAGCGGTTAACAAGGGGTGAGCTGACGGATAAAATCCGCGGGTTGACTTTTAAAGCCAATGATGAGTAAAAACAGGCATGGGGATAGAAATTGAAAGAAAGTTTTTAGTGAAAGATGATTCCTGGCGGACATCTGCGGTTGGCAAAAAATACCATCAGGGATATTTGAACAGCCATAAAGAGCGGACAGTCCGTGTGCGCACCATAGACAGTAAAGGATATTTAACCATCAAAGGGATTGCCAAAGGAGCCGTCCGGGCGGAGTACGAATATGAAATACCGGTTGATGACGCACGAGAAATGCTGGACGGGCTGTGTGAAGAACCCCTAATTGAGAAAACCAGGTACAAGGTTGAACACCATGGATTTGTTTGGGAAGTGGATGTGTTCCATGGCGAAAATCAGGGTCTGATTATTGCCGAGCTGGAACTGGATTCCAAGGAGCAGAAGTTTGAAAAGCCCGAATGGATTGGTGCTGAGGTGACGGGAGATTCAAATTATTTCAATTCAAACCTGATACATCATCCATACAGTCAATGGTGATGATGGTATTGTTGACAGGATCTCTGTCATTAGACGGAGATGATTTTACAACAATCAAAATTAAGATTTTCTTGACTTGACACCCACCAACAATAATAGAACAAATAAATTTTGTTACGTTTAATCTCAATATATCAACAATTGCCTAAAAACTGTAATACTGAGAAAATCAGTAACTATATCTGAAAATTGACCCACCATAACATTAGGTATTCTTGCATATTTGACAAGTAACTAAAGTTCATGTAAATATTTGTACAAATTTATTAAATCCTGTCTTTCCTACTTTTATTCCTCAAATTTAAAATTGGACGGCATAACCATGGAATGTCCAAAATGCCAACAGCAGAATCCAGATGATGCTAAGTTTTGCAATAAGTGTGGAAGTAACTTAGTTGAATGCTTAGACATGTCAGGTGACTCTGGTGTGGTGGATAGCGAGCGAAAGCTCGTAACAGTTTTGTTCTCTGACATGACCGGTTACACAGCCATGACAGAGCGTCTTGACCCTGAAGAAGTCAAGGGGATTATGAGTCAAATATTCGGTTTAATAACTGAAGTTATAAAAAATTACGATGGGTTTATAGAGAGGTTCATCGGTGATGCGGTGATGGCGGTTTTTGGTGTGCCAAAAGCACATGAAGATGATCCAATCAGGGCAATAAGAGCTGCTCTGGACATACACTCAGCTGTTGAAGATTTCAGCCCTCGGTTTGAAGATAAAATTGGACGTTCTTTAACAATGCACACTGGCATCAACACTGGCATAGTGGTCACTGGAGAGGTTGATATAGAAAAGGGAACCCACGGGCTCACAGGTGATGCCATCAACCTCGCTTCACGCATTGAAGGCTTAGCAAAACCGGGTGAAATTTTGCTTGGTGAAAGTACATATCAACAGGCTCAAGGATACTTCAAATTCAAAAACATGGAACCGGCACAAGTAAAAGGGAAAACCGAACCTGTCCAGGCATATAAGGTTGTTTCCGTACTTGATCAAGAAACTGTTATTCGTCATCTAAATGGTGTACAGGCCGAGCTTATCGGCAGAGAAACAGAGATGAATCAACTATTGGGATCACTAGAGAATTTAAAAAATGGTAAGGGCTCTGTAATCTCAATCGTCGGCCACGCAGGAACTGGAAAAAGCCGTCTTATTCGTGAGTTTAAGACCTGTTTAGAGTTAGAAGAAGTGCAGTGGCGAGAAGGTCATGCCTATGCTTATACACAGAACATTGCCTACTATCCATTAAGCAATCTTTTAACTCACGCTTTTCGGATTAGAGAAGGGGATGACACGGACGAAATTGGGGAAAAAGTAAATGCTGGTGTGAAAGAATTGCTCTGGGATAAACCCGAGGCGAAAAAATACTTGGGTGGTTTGTTTTCCCTTAGTAATGCCAATATGGATGAAATGAGTCCCGAACTATGGAGAAAGCAGTTAAAAGAGTCCGCACATCAACTCCTAGAGGCACTGGCTAGCCGTGCCCCCACTGTAATTGTATTTGAAGACCTGCATTGGGCTGATGGAGCTTTCATTGAACTCCTTCATTTTTTGTTAAAAAACACCCATAGACCGGTATTGTTTATTTGTATTTACCGCCCATCTTTCACCCTTTTTTCAAAAGAAGAATATAACTCTTTGGCTTGGCCCCACCACAAGATAGAAATACATGATCTGACTTGGGATCAGACACAGTCCATGCTTCATTCCCTCCTTGACTCTCAAACCTTACCTGATGAACTGCGTTATTTTATCAAACAAAAAGTGGAGGGAAATCCCTTTTATTTGGAGGAAGTGGTCAATACCCTCATCGAAACAGGAATTCTCAAATCTAAGATTGGAGGTTGGATATTTAACCAATCTTTTAATTTAGCAAGCGTCCCACCTACTATACAAGGCGTCCTCACTGCTCGCGTTGATCGTTTAGAAAAAGAGCTCAAACGAGTTTTGCAGGAGGCTGCTGTTATCGGTAGGGCCTTTTATTACGAAGTATTAGCAAGAGTGACCGAACTATCCACAAACGTGGATGATTGCTTGCTAAGCTTGGAAAAA
Encoded proteins:
- a CDS encoding CYTH domain-containing protein; amino-acid sequence: MGIEIERKFLVKDDSWRTSAVGKKYHQGYLNSHKERTVRVRTIDSKGYLTIKGIAKGAVRAEYEYEIPVDDAREMLDGLCEEPLIEKTRYKVEHHGFVWEVDVFHGENQGLIIAELELDSKEQKFEKPEWIGAEVTGDSNYFNSNLIHHPYSQW
- a CDS encoding adenylate/guanylate cyclase domain-containing protein, which gives rise to MECPKCQQQNPDDAKFCNKCGSNLVECLDMSGDSGVVDSERKLVTVLFSDMTGYTAMTERLDPEEVKGIMSQIFGLITEVIKNYDGFIERFIGDAVMAVFGVPKAHEDDPIRAIRAALDIHSAVEDFSPRFEDKIGRSLTMHTGINTGIVVTGEVDIEKGTHGLTGDAINLASRIEGLAKPGEILLGESTYQQAQGYFKFKNMEPAQVKGKTEPVQAYKVVSVLDQETVIRHLNGVQAELIGRETEMNQLLGSLENLKNGKGSVISIVGHAGTGKSRLIREFKTCLELEEVQWREGHAYAYTQNIAYYPLSNLLTHAFRIREGDDTDEIGEKVNAGVKELLWDKPEAKKYLGGLFSLSNANMDEMSPELWRKQLKESAHQLLEALASRAPTVIVFEDLHWADGAFIELLHFLLKNTHRPVLFICIYRPSFTLFSKEEYNSLAWPHHKIEIHDLTWDQTQSMLHSLLDSQTLPDELRYFIKQKVEGNPFYLEEVVNTLIETGILKSKIGGWIFNQSFNLASVPPTIQGVLTARVDRLEKELKRVLQEAAVIGRAFYYEVLARVTELSTNVDDCLLSLEKLDLIRARSREPDLEYIFKHALTQEVVYNGLLKEERLEIHARIGSVIEKLFENRLTDFYETLAFHFYRGKRIPKALEYLTKAGKKSLKRYAVEEAHQHYRMAFDLLSKMHNRSTADNELLIGILVDWALVFYYRGDFRKLSELLISYEKVANSLPDSKDKGMYYAWVGFALDNRFEPKKSYQYLQKALYMGEKIKSDSVIGYACTWLTWSCSSLAFFEEAIEHGNRAQKIAHHLESDTYIYFKSLAGMGVAYFFKGESENAIKIGQQLLKYGDDHANIRCQAIGYYIMGYGHCAGGNFAKAIEISEKSIQCAIDPFYTVIPNLVAGFCHMLNNHYEEAKKHFNKIISFNKKRGIELLGIPAQACLSAISVAEGQMHIGFNKLRNIQKICIKKEYRNLGVMIEHIIGKIYYEMIAGPKPSIGKLIRNIGFLVKNYPFAAGKAEAHFKKVIEFAKVMGAKGTLAQAYLDLGLLHKKKNQTDLAKKCLSESIHIFEKCGSEAYAKQAKEELASLS